One region of Baekduia soli genomic DNA includes:
- the pilM gene encoding type IV pilus assembly protein PilM, producing the protein MAKRAPTIVGLEIEPSAIHAAAVTVNGHISVKHAAVVPLETGIIRDGEVNDVAGLAEALRSLYRENKGLDKKVRIGIANQKIVVRVLELPPIEDRKELEAAVRFQAEDQIPMPLDSAVLDFQPLDIVDTDHGRRLRVLLVAARREMVDKVLAACKAAGLKPEGVDLSAFAMIRALYRPTATEEPEPVLYLSVGGLTNLAVAEGTMCLFTRVVGGGLESIAIELAERKGLTLAHARGWLRHVGLVTPVSEMTSDDHDEIAEEARTVLLDGVRRIGGEVRNSLDFHHAQDGMSPRVERAVLTGAAAGVQGFGDALAAELGMPVDCIPVEGTPDGLDPHLLTIAAGLAVEEAAHA; encoded by the coding sequence ATGGCCAAGCGCGCACCCACCATCGTCGGGCTCGAGATCGAGCCCTCCGCCATCCACGCCGCCGCGGTGACCGTCAACGGTCACATCTCGGTGAAGCACGCCGCGGTGGTCCCTCTGGAGACCGGCATCATCCGCGACGGCGAGGTCAACGACGTCGCCGGCCTCGCCGAGGCCCTCCGCTCGCTCTACCGCGAGAACAAGGGCCTCGACAAGAAGGTCCGCATCGGGATCGCCAACCAGAAGATCGTGGTTCGCGTCCTGGAGCTTCCCCCGATCGAGGATCGCAAGGAGCTCGAGGCGGCCGTCCGCTTCCAGGCCGAGGACCAGATCCCGATGCCGCTGGACAGCGCGGTCCTCGACTTCCAGCCGCTGGACATCGTCGACACCGACCACGGCCGGCGCCTGCGCGTTCTGCTCGTCGCGGCCCGCCGCGAGATGGTCGACAAGGTCCTGGCGGCCTGCAAGGCGGCCGGGCTCAAGCCCGAGGGCGTCGACCTCTCCGCGTTCGCCATGATCCGTGCGCTGTATCGCCCGACGGCCACGGAGGAGCCCGAGCCGGTGCTCTACCTGTCGGTCGGTGGGCTCACGAACCTCGCGGTCGCCGAGGGCACGATGTGCCTGTTCACGCGCGTCGTCGGTGGTGGACTTGAGTCGATCGCGATCGAGCTTGCGGAGCGCAAGGGCCTCACGCTGGCGCATGCACGCGGCTGGCTCCGCCACGTCGGCCTGGTCACGCCGGTGAGCGAGATGACCTCCGACGACCACGATGAGATCGCCGAGGAGGCCCGAACGGTGCTGCTCGATGGCGTACGTCGCATCGGTGGCGAGGTCCGCAACTCGCTCGACTTCCACCATGCCCAGGACGGCATGAGCCCGCGCGTCGAGCGTGCGGTGCTGACCGGTGCTGCGGCAGGGGTACAGGGCTTCGGCGACGCCCTCGCCGCCGAGCTCGGCATGCCGGTGGACTGCATCCCCGTCGAAGGCACGCCGGACGGCTTGGATCCCCATCTGCTCACGATCGCGGCCGGACTGGCCGTCGAGGAGGCCGCGCACGCATGA
- a CDS encoding prepilin peptidase codes for MVPALAPAALLGLIIGSFLNVVSWRLPRRESLVRPRSKCPGCDTPVRPYDNIPVISWLLLRGRCRGCAERISARYPIVEAITAALYVLVVAVKGDDTLQLVLGLVLVTFLVPIAVIDLDHKIIPNRLTGPAAILAVALGAVLEPSHLPEQLAAGAGALLFFYLPALIHNKGMGMGDVKLAGVLGLYLGRLVVPALFIALILGVVVGAAIVASKGVSEGRRAKVPFGPFMAAGALIALFAGDAIVNGYLDRF; via the coding sequence ATGGTTCCCGCGCTCGCGCCGGCCGCGCTCCTCGGCCTGATCATCGGCTCGTTCCTCAACGTCGTCTCATGGCGCCTACCGCGCCGCGAGTCCCTCGTGCGCCCGCGCTCCAAGTGCCCAGGATGCGACACGCCCGTGCGCCCGTACGACAACATCCCCGTGATCTCGTGGCTGCTGCTGCGCGGACGCTGCCGCGGCTGCGCCGAGCGGATCTCGGCCCGATATCCGATCGTCGAGGCGATCACCGCCGCGCTCTACGTGCTCGTCGTCGCCGTCAAGGGCGACGACACGCTGCAGCTGGTGCTGGGGCTCGTGCTGGTGACGTTCCTCGTCCCGATCGCGGTCATCGATCTCGACCACAAGATCATCCCGAACCGGCTCACCGGCCCGGCGGCGATCCTGGCGGTCGCGCTCGGCGCCGTGCTCGAGCCCTCACACCTGCCCGAGCAGCTCGCGGCCGGGGCCGGCGCCCTGCTGTTCTTCTACCTGCCCGCGCTCATCCACAACAAGGGCATGGGGATGGGCGATGTCAAGCTCGCCGGCGTGCTCGGCCTGTACCTGGGCCGCCTGGTGGTGCCCGCGCTGTTCATCGCGCTGATCCTCGGCGTCGTGGTCGGCGCGGCGATCGTCGCCAGCAAGGGCGTCTCGGAGGGGCGGCGCGCCAAGGTGCCGTTCGGACCCTTCATGGCCGCCGGCGCGCTGATCGCACTGTTCGCCGGCGACGCGATCGTCAACGGCTACCTGGACCGCTTCTAG
- a CDS encoding pilus assembly PilX family protein, translating to MTDTRIRRLSGEDGIALVIAVVLMAFMLALGLGAMTFVDGQSKLTASQRQRETAFNVSEAALNAQITQISHHWSGMNGQNPDGSTNAVVGFMPCPGGAFCPSASELTTLVPGADSNVAITWKTNVYDNSGSLDGYFADSRIGTQCGCDANNDGRVWVRAEATVRGHTRVIVSLVQEQTQAESVPHAALITGALTIENNGQHNGPIIQSNGGIVAVRCTVPATAGSGGPAESGSTPCMGQPLGRAPTQTTTAWNSLLNNQISGFQSHVEGYSSAPVFTQDQITRFINTAKAESTYYTGCPGSLAGNVVVVDTTGNCSYTGNVTWNSVADPGFLIFLNANSTLTLGGTTVFNGVIYHANMGVPPTLGSAPQSSASLITTSGNTLINGGVIIDGPGRMDAGESGLNIRFDDHGYDAVKSLAAAGIIQNSWREIQPGA from the coding sequence ATGACCGACACTCGTATCCGCCGGCTTTCCGGAGAAGACGGCATCGCGCTCGTCATCGCCGTGGTGCTCATGGCGTTCATGCTGGCCCTCGGCCTCGGCGCCATGACCTTCGTGGACGGACAGTCAAAGCTGACGGCCAGCCAGCGTCAGCGCGAGACGGCCTTCAACGTCTCCGAGGCCGCGCTCAACGCCCAGATCACCCAGATCTCGCATCACTGGTCGGGCATGAACGGCCAGAACCCCGACGGGTCGACGAACGCGGTCGTCGGCTTCATGCCGTGCCCCGGCGGGGCGTTCTGCCCCAGCGCGAGCGAGCTGACCACGCTGGTGCCCGGCGCCGACAGCAACGTGGCGATCACGTGGAAGACCAACGTGTACGACAACAGCGGCAGCCTGGACGGGTACTTCGCCGACTCTCGCATCGGAACCCAGTGCGGCTGTGACGCCAACAACGACGGCAGGGTCTGGGTTCGCGCGGAGGCGACCGTCCGCGGTCACACGCGCGTCATCGTGTCGCTCGTCCAAGAGCAGACGCAGGCGGAGTCGGTGCCGCACGCGGCGCTGATCACCGGGGCGTTGACCATCGAGAACAACGGCCAGCACAATGGTCCGATCATCCAGTCCAACGGCGGTATCGTCGCGGTCCGCTGCACGGTGCCGGCAACGGCTGGGTCCGGCGGGCCGGCGGAGTCCGGTTCGACCCCGTGCATGGGCCAGCCGCTGGGGCGCGCGCCGACACAGACCACCACAGCGTGGAACAGCCTGCTCAACAACCAGATCAGCGGCTTCCAGTCACACGTCGAGGGCTACAGCTCGGCGCCGGTGTTCACCCAGGACCAGATCACCCGCTTCATCAACACCGCGAAGGCCGAGTCGACGTATTACACCGGTTGCCCCGGCTCGTTGGCCGGAAACGTCGTCGTCGTTGACACCACCGGCAACTGCAGCTACACGGGCAACGTGACGTGGAACAGCGTCGCGGACCCCGGCTTCCTGATCTTCCTCAACGCCAATTCCACCCTCACGCTCGGCGGCACCACCGTCTTCAACGGCGTGATCTATCACGCCAACATGGGCGTGCCGCCGACGCTGGGATCGGCGCCGCAGTCGAGCGCCTCGCTGATCACGACCAGCGGCAACACGCTCATCAACGGCGGCGTCATCATCGACGGCCCCGGGCGGATGGACGCCGGCGAGAGCGGGCTGAACATCAGGTTCGACGACCACGGCTACGACGCCGTCAAGAGCCTCGCGGCCGCGGGCATCATCCAGAACAGCTGGCGCGAGATCCAGCCGGGCGCCTAG